The following proteins are encoded in a genomic region of Hymenobacter siberiensis:
- a CDS encoding sensor histidine kinase translates to MRWILTVLIFWVMCGPAVGRQHYWEADYDSLTRALPQQASDMARLRVVQHLIDLHPTNVQALPLLDQLLRLNQKLQLLEAAPYRHLRNGLVLWQQGGADAAALDTMKVAVTEFDRLGRPIPWLLIDLVTLYNRLSRMDSRQRYYEKKLAYYRVHNATENIAACYVSQGGYYRRMGDYNRTLNSVLRAADLVRTYDRLLYVRELLVTGAVYADWGNRAKAVQYLGQALRLPEFRRIQGLERVFTFLALSRLYAEGNHPNTALRMVDSVLATHSGDAAERKLSQAYALVQKGRVLLQMQRVASAGQLLQQAQQLDDSLHIPMSGRPGEFELDAAWARYYTARHDDARAEKHWLQAYRKATAGRVERLRPEYLKQLIAFYDDRNRPAEAQRYSHAYIALTDTLNAAQNTFHVAQYESERLEQTQNARITSLKQDQAVQAMRLRLGQWLLLGALLTVLLVSALGVFIYRQLQVNRRTLDQLRQTQSQLVQAEKMAFLGELTAGIAHELQNPLNFMKNFAEVSTDLVDGMNPQHNGHVPVLETEILAGLKQNLQQISQHGQRASSIIKDMLEHSRSGTGECVPGDLNALAADSLALAYQGLRTTDKDFYATLSKELDPSLEQVVMVTQDMGRVLLNLCTNALHAVRQRQRDLAQPGAGGPANYQPTVTVRTRRAAGSPVVEILISDNGTGMSEQVREKIFQPFFTTKPPGEGTGLGLSLSYDIVTKGHGGTLTVETREGEGTEFLITLPA, encoded by the coding sequence ATGAGATGGATTCTTACGGTGTTGATTTTCTGGGTGATGTGTGGGCCGGCGGTTGGCCGGCAGCACTACTGGGAGGCCGATTATGATTCGCTGACCCGTGCCTTGCCGCAACAGGCTTCTGACATGGCCCGCCTGCGGGTGGTGCAGCACCTGATAGACCTGCACCCCACCAACGTACAGGCCCTGCCGCTGCTCGACCAGCTGCTGCGTCTGAACCAGAAACTGCAGCTGCTGGAGGCGGCCCCTTACCGGCACCTGCGCAACGGCCTGGTGCTGTGGCAGCAAGGTGGCGCCGATGCGGCCGCCCTGGATACCATGAAGGTAGCCGTGACGGAATTCGACCGCCTGGGCCGGCCCATTCCGTGGCTGCTGATTGATTTGGTGACGCTCTACAACCGGCTGAGCCGCATGGATTCCCGCCAGCGCTACTACGAGAAAAAGCTGGCCTACTACCGGGTGCACAACGCCACCGAGAACATCGCCGCCTGCTACGTGTCGCAGGGCGGCTACTACCGGCGCATGGGCGACTACAATCGCACCCTAAACAGCGTGCTGCGCGCCGCCGACCTGGTGCGCACCTACGACCGGCTGCTCTACGTGCGTGAGCTGCTGGTGACCGGGGCCGTGTACGCCGACTGGGGCAACCGCGCCAAGGCCGTGCAGTACTTGGGCCAGGCCCTGCGCCTGCCGGAGTTTCGGCGCATCCAGGGCCTGGAGCGGGTATTTACCTTTCTGGCGCTGTCGCGCCTCTACGCCGAGGGCAACCACCCCAATACCGCCCTGCGCATGGTGGATTCGGTGCTGGCCACCCACAGCGGCGATGCCGCCGAGCGCAAGCTCAGCCAGGCCTATGCGCTGGTGCAAAAGGGGCGGGTGCTGCTGCAAATGCAGCGGGTAGCGTCGGCGGGCCAGCTCCTGCAGCAGGCGCAGCAGCTCGACGATTCGCTGCACATCCCCATGTCGGGCAGGCCCGGCGAGTTTGAGCTGGATGCCGCCTGGGCCCGGTATTACACGGCCCGGCACGACGATGCCCGCGCCGAAAAGCACTGGCTACAGGCTTATCGCAAGGCCACGGCCGGCCGCGTTGAGCGCCTGCGGCCCGAATACCTGAAGCAGCTCATTGCCTTCTACGACGACCGCAACCGGCCGGCCGAGGCGCAGCGCTACTCCCACGCCTACATCGCCCTCACCGATACCCTCAATGCGGCCCAGAACACTTTTCATGTGGCGCAGTACGAAAGCGAGCGGCTGGAGCAAACCCAGAACGCCCGAATTACCAGCCTGAAACAGGACCAGGCGGTGCAGGCCATGCGCCTGCGCCTGGGCCAGTGGCTGCTGCTGGGCGCCCTGCTCACGGTGCTGCTGGTGTCGGCCCTGGGCGTGTTTATCTATCGCCAGCTGCAGGTGAACCGGCGCACCCTGGACCAGCTGCGCCAAACGCAGAGCCAGCTGGTGCAGGCCGAGAAAATGGCTTTCCTGGGCGAGCTCACGGCCGGCATTGCCCACGAGCTGCAAAACCCGCTCAACTTCATGAAAAACTTCGCCGAAGTCAGCACCGACCTCGTCGACGGCATGAACCCGCAGCACAATGGCCACGTGCCGGTGCTGGAAACCGAGATTCTGGCCGGCCTGAAGCAAAACCTCCAGCAAATCAGCCAGCACGGGCAGCGGGCATCGTCCATTATTAAGGACATGCTGGAGCACTCGCGCTCCGGCACCGGCGAGTGCGTGCCCGGCGACCTAAACGCGCTGGCCGCCGATTCGCTGGCGCTGGCTTACCAGGGCCTGCGCACCACCGACAAAGACTTTTACGCCACCCTGAGCAAGGAGCTCGACCCCAGCCTGGAGCAGGTAGTGATGGTGACGCAGGATATGGGCCGCGTGCTGCTGAACCTGTGCACCAACGCCCTGCACGCCGTGCGCCAGCGCCAGCGCGACCTGGCGCAGCCGGGAGCCGGCGGGCCGGCCAACTACCAGCCCACCGTGACGGTGCGCACCCGCCGCGCTGCCGGTAGCCCGGTGGTGGAAATCCTGATTTCTGACAACGGCACGGGAATGTCGGAGCAGGTGCGGGAAAAAATCTTCCAGCCCTTCTTCACCACCAAGCCGCCCGGCGAGGGCACCGGCCTGGGCTTGTCGCTGAGCTACGACATCGTGACCAAGGGCCACGGCGGTACCCTCACCGTAGAAACCCGCGAGGGCGAAGGCACCGAATTCCTCATCACCCTGCCCGCCTGA
- a CDS encoding tetratricopeptide repeat protein: MIQKSLFLFVLLGAPLAVRAQVDTVRASTLPGPQLAEKAYNSGLASFSEQRYPAALASFDQAIAAKPDFAAAYTNRAATRYELKEYPQALADYDQALKLEPGNYAGYFGRGRTHEAQNQRSEAETDYSEAVKAKADYAPAWYNRAVLRFEKGDYQAARDDFDGAIKADPKLAYAYHDRASTQQKLGNYAAATLDYTQALTLQPELLAALLNRATAERHTGQLPQALKDYDAYLARKTDNALAYNNRGSARFESKDYAGAIADFSQALQIDPKYAYAWNNRAAAHLKLEKYADAAADASAALKLKPDYAEAYLNRGHAREMLRQADEACQDWRKAAELGIAVGNNYAAAAGCAGEAAE, from the coding sequence ATGATACAAAAAAGTCTGTTTTTATTCGTGTTGCTGGGCGCGCCGCTCGCCGTGCGGGCGCAGGTCGATACCGTGCGGGCCAGCACCCTGCCCGGCCCGCAGCTGGCCGAAAAAGCCTATAACAGCGGCCTGGCCAGCTTCAGCGAGCAGCGCTACCCGGCGGCGCTGGCCAGCTTCGACCAGGCCATTGCGGCCAAGCCCGATTTTGCGGCCGCCTACACCAACCGCGCCGCCACCCGCTACGAGCTGAAAGAGTACCCGCAGGCCCTAGCCGACTACGACCAGGCCCTGAAGCTGGAGCCCGGCAACTACGCCGGCTACTTCGGCCGGGGCCGTACCCACGAGGCCCAAAACCAGCGCAGCGAAGCCGAAACCGACTATTCCGAAGCCGTGAAGGCCAAGGCCGATTACGCGCCGGCCTGGTACAACCGCGCCGTGCTACGCTTTGAGAAAGGCGACTACCAGGCCGCCCGCGACGATTTCGACGGGGCCATCAAGGCCGACCCCAAGCTGGCCTATGCTTACCACGACCGCGCCAGCACCCAGCAGAAACTCGGCAACTATGCCGCTGCGACGCTGGATTATACCCAGGCCCTGACCTTGCAGCCCGAGCTGCTCGCGGCCTTGCTGAACCGCGCCACCGCCGAGCGCCACACCGGCCAGCTGCCCCAGGCCCTGAAAGACTACGACGCCTACCTGGCCAGGAAAACCGACAACGCCCTCGCCTATAACAACCGGGGTAGTGCCCGTTTCGAGAGCAAGGACTACGCCGGCGCCATTGCCGATTTCAGTCAGGCCCTACAAATCGACCCGAAGTACGCCTACGCCTGGAACAACCGCGCCGCCGCCCACCTCAAACTGGAGAAATACGCCGATGCCGCCGCCGATGCCAGCGCTGCCCTCAAGCTGAAGCCCGACTACGCCGAGGCCTATCTCAACCGGGGCCACGCCCGCGAAATGCTCCGCCAGGCCGACGAGGCCTGCCAGGACTGGCGCAAAGCCGCCGAGCTGGGCATTGCGGTGGGCAATAACTACGCGGCCGCCGCCGGCTGCGCGGGCGAAGCGGCGGAGTAG
- a CDS encoding OmpA family protein, producing MSFPIRLLFLLFLAGAALPAAAQSIAFTKDNFGNEKDGLREANRKLKAGDDDYRADPPRYAQALPHFLAAQLFNPNNAALNVKIGDCYLNSATKTAALPYLQKAAKLDATADARTHYLLARALHLSAKWREAMAEYQLAPPVASNTRNGDAGTITPNDLQRRMQECRNGQQLMAHPTRVFIDNAGPELNSPASDYGPVVSADESTILITSRREGSTGGKKDPEGNDFFEDIYQSTWKGKAWSRATNLGAPVNTDDHNATVGLAPDGQRMLVYVGTNGGDLLETTLSGSTWDKPHRLNNRINTNAHETSASYSPDGRYLYFVSDRPGGAGSSDIYKVDLDGKNTPVSLGPAINTAYGEEGAFMAPDGKTLYFSSEGHNSMGGYDIFKSVFENSKWSTPENLGWPINTPDDDVFFVTSASGRHGYYSSERPGGLGAKDIYRITFLGPEKQPLLSEEDQLLASRLAPIKQMVLAPAVAVATAQVTILKGTVTDDATHQPVDAAIDLIDNTSGQTIANFRSNTTSGRYLVSLPSGTNYGIVVRQDGYLFHSENFDLPAGAAFAEVVKDIPLKKVEIGTTIVLRNIFFDTGKATLRPESTAELERLQKLLTETPALKLEMAGHTDDVGEAALNQDLSQRRAQAVVTYLTQHGIAASRLTAVGYGESKPEVPNTSKGNRQLNRRTEFKVTAK from the coding sequence ATGTCCTTTCCTATTCGCCTGCTATTCCTCCTTTTCCTCGCCGGCGCGGCCCTGCCCGCCGCAGCCCAAAGCATTGCCTTTACCAAAGACAATTTTGGCAACGAAAAGGACGGCCTGCGCGAAGCCAACCGCAAGCTAAAAGCCGGCGACGACGACTACCGCGCCGACCCGCCGCGCTACGCCCAGGCCCTGCCGCACTTCCTGGCGGCCCAACTGTTCAACCCCAACAATGCGGCCCTGAACGTTAAAATCGGAGACTGCTACCTGAATTCGGCCACCAAAACCGCCGCCCTGCCCTACCTGCAAAAGGCCGCTAAGCTTGATGCCACCGCCGATGCCCGCACCCACTACCTGCTGGCCCGAGCCCTGCACCTGAGCGCCAAGTGGCGCGAGGCCATGGCCGAATACCAGCTGGCCCCGCCCGTGGCCAGCAACACCCGCAACGGCGACGCCGGCACCATCACGCCCAACGACTTGCAGCGCCGCATGCAGGAGTGCCGCAACGGCCAGCAATTGATGGCCCACCCCACCCGCGTGTTCATCGACAACGCGGGGCCGGAGCTGAATTCGCCGGCCTCCGACTACGGCCCGGTGGTATCGGCCGACGAGTCGACCATCCTCATCACCTCGCGCCGGGAGGGCTCGACGGGCGGCAAGAAAGACCCGGAGGGCAACGACTTTTTCGAAGACATTTACCAGTCGACCTGGAAAGGCAAGGCCTGGAGCCGCGCCACCAACCTGGGCGCGCCCGTAAACACCGACGACCACAACGCCACCGTGGGCCTGGCCCCCGACGGCCAGCGCATGCTGGTGTACGTGGGCACCAACGGCGGCGATTTGCTCGAAACCACCCTCAGCGGCAGCACCTGGGACAAGCCCCACCGCCTCAACAACCGCATCAACACCAACGCCCACGAAACCTCGGCCAGCTACTCGCCCGATGGCCGCTACCTCTATTTCGTGAGCGACCGGCCCGGCGGCGCGGGCAGCTCCGACATTTATAAGGTGGACCTCGATGGCAAAAACACGCCCGTGAGCCTGGGTCCGGCCATCAATACGGCGTATGGAGAAGAAGGCGCATTTATGGCCCCTGATGGCAAAACACTGTACTTTTCCTCCGAAGGCCACAACTCAATGGGCGGCTACGACATCTTTAAATCAGTATTTGAGAATAGCAAGTGGAGCACGCCCGAAAACCTGGGCTGGCCGATTAATACGCCCGACGACGACGTTTTTTTCGTGACTTCGGCCTCGGGGCGGCACGGCTACTACAGCAGCGAGCGGCCCGGCGGCCTCGGCGCGAAGGACATTTACCGCATCACCTTTCTGGGTCCCGAAAAACAGCCTTTATTGAGCGAAGAAGACCAATTACTGGCCTCGCGCCTCGCGCCCATCAAGCAAATGGTGCTGGCGCCGGCCGTAGCGGTGGCCACGGCCCAGGTCACGATTCTGAAAGGCACCGTGACCGACGACGCCACGCACCAGCCCGTGGATGCTGCCATCGACCTGATTGACAACACCAGCGGCCAGACCATTGCCAATTTCCGCAGCAACACCACCTCGGGCCGCTACCTCGTGAGCCTGCCCTCGGGCACCAATTACGGCATCGTGGTGCGGCAGGACGGCTACCTGTTTCACTCCGAAAACTTCGACCTGCCCGCCGGCGCGGCCTTTGCCGAAGTGGTGAAGGACATTCCGCTCAAGAAGGTCGAAATTGGCACCACCATCGTTCTGCGCAACATTTTCTTCGATACCGGCAAGGCGACTCTGCGCCCCGAAAGCACCGCCGAGCTGGAACGCCTGCAAAAGCTCCTGACGGAAACGCCCGCCCTGAAACTGGAAATGGCCGGCCACACCGACGATGTGGGCGAAGCTGCCCTAAACCAGGACCTGAGCCAGCGCCGCGCCCAGGCTGTGGTCACCTACCTCACGCAGCACGGCATCGCTGCCAGCCGCCTCACGGCCGTGGGCTACGGCGAAAGCAAACCCGAAGTGCCCAATACCAGCAAAGGCAACCGCCAGCTCAACCGCCGTACCGAATTCAAGGTGACGGCCAAGTAG
- a CDS encoding HD domain-containing protein, translating into MQASSAEAFIVRELRRGLAPTLYYHSLAHTLDVAQAAQTLAAAEGVTDAETLALLRTAALYHDAGFLHTYAGHETRGCEMGRATLPDFGYSPGQIELICALIIATQYPQAPRCHLAQILCDADLDYLGRPDFVPISTSLFRELTVRQLIADEFAWFQLQEQFLTGHRYWTATALARRSTPKQARLAHIRARLAAWPGPQQDGA; encoded by the coding sequence ATGCAAGCCTCCTCTGCCGAAGCGTTTATTGTGCGCGAGCTGCGCCGGGGCCTGGCCCCCACCCTCTACTACCACAGCCTGGCCCATACCCTCGACGTGGCGCAGGCGGCCCAGACGCTGGCCGCCGCCGAAGGCGTGACCGATGCCGAAACCCTGGCGCTGCTCCGCACGGCGGCCCTGTACCACGATGCGGGCTTCCTGCACACGTACGCGGGCCACGAAACCCGGGGCTGCGAGATGGGCCGTGCCACGCTGCCGGACTTCGGCTACTCGCCGGGCCAGATTGAGCTGATATGTGCCCTGATTATCGCCACCCAGTACCCGCAGGCCCCCCGCTGCCACCTGGCCCAAATCCTCTGCGATGCCGACCTCGACTACCTCGGCCGGCCCGATTTCGTGCCCATCTCCACCAGCCTTTTCCGCGAGCTGACGGTCCGCCAGCTTATCGCCGACGAATTTGCCTGGTTTCAGCTGCAGGAGCAGTTCCTCACGGGCCATCGGTATTGGACGGCCACGGCCCTGGCCCGGCGCAGCACGCCCAAGCAGGCCCGGCTCGCGCACATCCGGGCGCGCCTGGCGGCCTGGCCCGGCCCGCAGCAGGACGGTGCTTAA
- the moeB gene encoding molybdopterin-synthase adenylyltransferase MoeB, with the protein MTPAAAPLSAAETNRYSRHLLLPEIGPAGQQKLKAARVLVVGCGGLGCPVLQYLAAAGVGTLGLLDFDTVDDSNLQRQVLYATADVGRPKAVAAAEKLRAQNPFIVLQPHQVVLSAANALALFAEYDVVVDCSDNFATRYLVSDACVVLGKPLVFGAIFKFEGQVSVFNYQNGPTYRCLHPVPPTPGDAPNCAEIGVLGVLPGLIGTMQANEALKIILEIGEVLSGRLLLVDALSMRFQTIRFQPVAANQQLTALAPDYAAFCGEAPLDAAPARAPEISADELKDWQASGRPLQLLDVREPHEHARRSIGGQLVPLGQLAAQLAGFESDVPVVVHCASGVRSQKAAQLLLANGFAEVYSLRNGLADY; encoded by the coding sequence ATGACCCCAGCCGCCGCCCCGCTTTCCGCCGCCGAAACCAACCGCTACAGTCGACACCTGCTGCTGCCCGAAATAGGCCCGGCCGGCCAGCAGAAGCTCAAAGCCGCCCGCGTGCTGGTGGTGGGCTGCGGCGGCCTGGGCTGTCCCGTGCTCCAATACCTGGCCGCCGCCGGCGTGGGCACGCTCGGCCTGCTCGATTTTGATACCGTGGACGACAGCAATCTGCAACGCCAGGTCCTCTACGCCACCGCCGACGTGGGCCGCCCCAAGGCCGTAGCCGCCGCCGAAAAGCTGCGCGCCCAAAACCCTTTTATTGTGTTGCAGCCGCACCAGGTGGTGCTTTCGGCGGCTAATGCGCTGGCGCTGTTTGCCGAATACGACGTGGTGGTAGACTGCTCCGATAATTTCGCCACCCGCTACCTCGTCAGCGATGCGTGCGTGGTGCTGGGCAAGCCGCTGGTGTTCGGGGCCATCTTCAAGTTTGAGGGACAGGTTTCGGTATTCAATTACCAAAACGGCCCCACCTACCGCTGCCTGCACCCGGTGCCGCCTACCCCCGGCGACGCCCCCAACTGCGCCGAAATTGGGGTGCTGGGCGTGTTGCCCGGCCTTATCGGCACCATGCAGGCGAATGAGGCCCTGAAAATCATCCTCGAAATAGGGGAGGTGCTGAGTGGCCGCCTGCTGCTGGTGGATGCCCTGAGCATGCGCTTCCAGACCATCCGCTTCCAGCCCGTGGCGGCCAATCAGCAGCTCACCGCGCTGGCCCCGGACTACGCGGCTTTTTGTGGCGAAGCGCCCCTCGACGCCGCCCCGGCCCGCGCCCCCGAAATATCGGCCGATGAGCTGAAGGACTGGCAGGCCAGCGGCCGGCCGCTGCAGCTGCTGGACGTGCGCGAGCCGCATGAGCACGCCCGCCGCAGCATTGGCGGGCAGCTGGTGCCGCTGGGGCAATTGGCAGCGCAATTGGCTGGCTTTGAGTCCGACGTGCCCGTGGTGGTGCACTGCGCCAGCGGCGTGCGTAGCCAAAAAGCTGCGCAGCTGCTGCTGGCCAATGGCTTTGCCGAAGTGTACTCGCTGCGCAACGGCCTGGCCGACTATTAA
- a CDS encoding acetamidase/formamidase family protein, translated as MKACLPFFVLAALLGLSPRARAQKAASHELPITPATAAWGYYDAAAPPVLRIKSGETVRVHTLITSTPSRLEGAGLPAAQVEPNLRDITEHVTNKGPGGHILTGPIFVEGAEPGDVLEVRIQRVDLAIPYAYNAFGPKSGFIPEDFGYAKMRIIPLDAKQMVAHFLPGIDVPLRPFFGSMGVAPPAAAGRINSAPPGIHGGNLDNKELVAGTTLYLPVHAAGALFFVGDGHAGQGNGEVDITGLETSLTGTLQFIVRKDMHLTLPRAETPTAYISMGLNEDLTLAAKDAVREMITFLVTEKHLTRDDAYMLCSVAGDLDVTQVVDGTRGAHMILPKSIFGKVKAAKKN; from the coding sequence ATGAAAGCTTGTCTCCCGTTTTTCGTCCTGGCCGCGCTGCTAGGCCTGTCACCCCGCGCCCGCGCCCAGAAAGCCGCCTCGCACGAGTTGCCCATCACGCCGGCCACCGCCGCCTGGGGCTATTATGATGCCGCCGCGCCGCCGGTGCTGCGCATCAAATCCGGCGAAACGGTGCGGGTGCACACGCTCATTACCTCCACGCCATCGCGGCTGGAAGGCGCGGGCCTGCCCGCCGCGCAGGTCGAGCCCAACCTGCGCGACATCACCGAGCACGTAACCAACAAAGGACCGGGCGGGCACATCCTCACCGGCCCCATCTTCGTGGAAGGCGCCGAGCCGGGCGACGTCCTGGAAGTACGCATTCAGCGCGTCGACCTGGCCATTCCCTACGCCTACAATGCTTTTGGGCCCAAAAGTGGCTTCATTCCGGAGGATTTCGGCTACGCCAAAATGCGCATTATCCCGCTCGACGCGAAGCAGATGGTGGCGCATTTCCTGCCGGGCATTGATGTGCCGCTGCGGCCGTTTTTTGGCAGCATGGGCGTGGCCCCGCCGGCCGCAGCGGGCCGCATCAACAGCGCGCCGCCCGGCATCCATGGCGGCAACCTCGATAACAAGGAGCTGGTGGCCGGCACCACGCTATATCTGCCGGTGCACGCGGCGGGCGCGCTGTTTTTTGTGGGCGATGGCCACGCCGGGCAGGGCAACGGCGAAGTTGATATTACGGGGCTCGAAACCTCGCTCACTGGCACGCTGCAGTTCATTGTGCGCAAGGACATGCACCTCACCCTACCCCGCGCCGAAACGCCTACCGCCTACATCAGCATGGGCCTGAACGAGGATTTAACCCTCGCCGCCAAAGACGCGGTGCGCGAAATGATTACCTTCCTAGTCACCGAAAAGCACCTCACCCGCGACGATGCCTACATGCTATGCAGCGTAGCCGGCGACCTCGACGTGACGCAGGTAGTGGACGGCACGCGCGGGGCCCACATGATTTTGCCGAAGAGCATTTTTGGGAAAGTGAAGGCAGCGAAGAAGAACTAG
- a CDS encoding ATP-binding protein codes for MEKPANQTGRRATTSWAMGLRRAALDWGLRAAVAIGVLLSTPPSVHAQNPATDRLRAKVQANIQPDASRVNSLNALALELRNNAPDESASLFEEARQLAQLLGYTAGAAEAELGLGFYHRHRSEFPLAESFSEQARRDFERVGDRIGQTRSLYNQSNVYSEQGLYAKSLQANLRGLALAEAVHSPKWLAFLNTQLGITSTYLREYENARRYLTQGLYWARRSGDQPGIGHAYSGLGNLYRTQGQWATAQYNYEQDAKIFRQLKDEGGLLFEGINVADMEERQGHYPEAFANARRSLRLALRLRAVGEVPRAELVLARTFLHIGRPDSAIFYALRTLQATRRSGARQYSRDASQILAQASARRGNFAAAYRYEKLFGAYRDTLNSSDLQRQAAVLEYRAELAKKQAQIGRLTSNSWLIQSQNRQQGWLLLAALLGLGAVGTLSAVLWRNNREKQRAYALLKHQQDELHAAQSQLVAAEKWAFVGELSAGIAHELQNPLAFMKNFADVSVGLLDHSPAAQPAGLEQEIMAGLKQNLLKISQQGQRASAIITDMLAHARTGAGPRVPTELNALVAEALALAYQGLRVQDATFHATLVQDFTPNLGLVAVVPSDLTRVLVNLCTNALHAVRQQAEAAEVAYQPTVTVGTRQTAAGTVEITVHDNGTGMPAQVREKIFQPFFTTKPMGEGTGLGLSLSHEIVTKGHGGTLAVESEEGKGTEFIISLPTGGKA; via the coding sequence GTGGAGAAGCCAGCCAACCAGACGGGCCGCCGCGCCACCACCAGCTGGGCCATGGGCCTGCGCCGCGCGGCGCTGGATTGGGGCCTGCGCGCGGCCGTGGCCATTGGCGTGCTGCTGAGCACCCCCCCTTCTGTGCACGCCCAAAACCCCGCCACCGACCGCCTCCGGGCCAAGGTGCAGGCTAATATCCAACCCGATGCCTCTCGCGTCAACAGCCTCAACGCCCTGGCCCTGGAGCTGCGCAACAACGCACCCGACGAGTCGGCCAGCCTGTTTGAGGAGGCGCGCCAGCTGGCGCAGCTGCTGGGCTACACCGCCGGCGCGGCCGAGGCCGAGCTGGGCCTTGGGTTTTACCACCGCCACCGCAGCGAGTTCCCTTTGGCCGAGAGCTTTTCGGAGCAGGCCCGGCGCGATTTTGAGCGGGTGGGCGACCGCATCGGGCAAACCCGCAGCCTCTACAACCAGTCGAACGTGTATTCGGAACAGGGCCTGTACGCCAAATCCCTGCAGGCCAACCTGCGTGGCCTGGCCCTGGCCGAGGCAGTCCACAGCCCCAAATGGCTGGCCTTTCTCAACACCCAGTTGGGCATTACCAGTACCTATCTGCGCGAGTATGAGAATGCCCGGCGCTACCTCACGCAGGGCCTGTACTGGGCCCGGCGCTCGGGCGACCAGCCCGGCATCGGCCATGCCTATTCCGGGCTGGGCAACCTCTACCGCACCCAGGGACAGTGGGCCACCGCCCAGTACAACTACGAGCAGGATGCCAAGATATTCCGGCAGCTGAAGGACGAGGGCGGGCTGTTGTTCGAGGGAATTAACGTTGCTGATATGGAAGAGCGGCAGGGCCATTACCCCGAAGCGTTTGCCAACGCCCGCCGCAGCTTGCGGCTCGCCCTGCGCCTGCGCGCCGTGGGCGAAGTGCCCCGGGCAGAGCTGGTGCTGGCCCGTACTTTTCTACACATCGGCCGCCCGGATAGCGCCATTTTTTACGCCCTGCGCACCTTGCAGGCCACGCGCCGCAGTGGGGCCCGGCAATATAGCCGCGACGCCAGCCAGATACTGGCGCAGGCCTCGGCCCGGCGCGGTAATTTTGCGGCCGCCTACCGCTACGAAAAGTTGTTTGGCGCCTATCGCGACACCCTCAACAGCAGCGACCTGCAGCGCCAGGCCGCCGTGCTGGAATACCGCGCCGAGCTGGCCAAGAAGCAAGCCCAGATTGGCCGGCTCACTAGCAACAGCTGGCTCATTCAATCCCAGAACCGCCAGCAGGGCTGGCTGCTGCTGGCCGCCCTGCTGGGCCTGGGGGCCGTGGGCACCCTAAGCGCCGTGCTCTGGCGCAACAATCGCGAAAAGCAGCGGGCCTACGCCCTGCTCAAGCACCAGCAGGACGAGCTGCACGCCGCCCAGAGCCAGCTGGTAGCGGCCGAGAAATGGGCTTTTGTGGGCGAGCTTTCGGCCGGCATTGCCCATGAGCTGCAGAACCCGTTGGCGTTCATGAAAAACTTTGCCGATGTGAGCGTGGGCCTGCTCGACCACAGCCCCGCCGCGCAGCCCGCCGGCCTGGAACAGGAAATTATGGCTGGCCTGAAGCAGAACCTGCTCAAAATCAGCCAGCAGGGCCAGCGGGCTTCCGCCATCATCACCGATATGCTGGCTCATGCCCGCACCGGCGCGGGGCCGCGCGTGCCCACCGAGCTCAATGCCCTGGTGGCCGAGGCGCTGGCGCTGGCCTACCAGGGCCTGCGCGTGCAGGACGCCACCTTCCATGCCACGCTGGTGCAGGACTTTACCCCCAATCTGGGGCTGGTAGCCGTGGTGCCCTCCGACCTCACCCGCGTGCTGGTAAACCTGTGCACCAATGCCCTGCACGCCGTGCGCCAGCAGGCCGAAGCAGCCGAAGTGGCCTACCAGCCCACCGTGACGGTGGGGACGCGCCAGACCGCCGCCGGCACCGTCGAAATTACCGTGCATGACAACGGCACGGGAATGCCGGCGCAGGTGCGGGAAAAAATCTTTCAGCCCTTCTTCACCACCAAGCCGATGGGCGAGGGCACAGGCCTGGGCCTGTCGCTCAGCCACGAGATTGTGACCAAGGGCCACGGCGGCACCCTGGCCGTGGAAAGCGAAGAGGGCAAAGGCACCGAATTCATCATCAGTCTGCCAACTGGCGGCAAAGCTTAA